In the Cryptococcus neoformans var. neoformans JEC21 chromosome 1, complete sequence genome, one interval contains:
- a CDS encoding expressed protein, translating to MLRSQLRLPRVPLQSVYAVPSRPSRRFSHAFPTDVPPLRQRIRPLVPFFIYWTIITSLVVHLMRTRQDTEASLARQQAKITVLSDLIAKLQRGETVDEGEMQRELEMVGLRERTSATLALDKEMRIVGDVGWRDMLFGKRERTAEDEAKEERVIEEWASVINETANAPPPPSSANSSPRQVEQPQNRAGVAKRAPGSNVYL from the exons ATGCTCAGAAGCCAACTTCGACTACCTCGCGTCCCCCTTCAATCTGTTTATGCAGTACCGAGTCGCCCATCTCGCCGATTTTCACATGCGTTTCCTACAGACGTGCCCCCACTCCGACAACGTATTCGTCCTCTTGTTCCGTTTTTCATATACTGGACAATCATCACTTCCCTCGTCGTGCACCTCATGCGAACTCGTCAAGATACTGAAGCATCACTTGCGCGGCAACAGGCGAAGATCACCGTTCTCAGTGATCTGATCGCGAAACTGCAGAGAGGAGAGACTGTcgatgaaggagagatgcaaagagagcttgagatgGTGGGTTTGAGAGAGAGGACAAGTGCTACCCTCGCACTTGATAAAGAAATGAGGATTGTCGGAGATGTGGGATGGCGGGACATGCTTTTCGGTAAAAGAGAGAGAACCgccgaagatgaagcaaaagaggagagggtAATCGAAGAGTGGGCATCGG TCATCAACGAGACGGCCAATGCCCCCCCTCCGCCGTCCTCGGCAAATTCAAGCCCTCGTCAAGTAGAGCAGCCGCAAAATCGAGCAGGAGTAGCCAAGCGAGCTCCTGGATCGAACGTATATCTATGA